Proteins encoded together in one Polaribacter reichenbachii window:
- a CDS encoding WD40/YVTN/BNR-like repeat-containing protein produces MKKVLFLAICIFFSANAKVNAQKKSTKVSDEYFSAIKWRNIGPFRGGRSAAVTGVSGKANLFYMGATGGGVWKTTDAGNTWQNISDGFFGGSVGAVAVSESDNNVMYVGMGEKTVRGNVSSGDGIWKSENAGKTWKHIGLKNSRHIPRMRIHPKNSDIVFAGVMGDLYKPTQERGVYKTTDGGETWRKVLFSNEDSGVVDLIIDPNNPRILYATTWNIRRTPYSLSSGGDGSALWKSTDEGETWTNISTNKGLPTGIWGIAGVTVSPVNSDIVYALIENKKGGVYKSTDAGKTWRLINSERKLRQRAWYYTRLYADTQDEDILYVLNVRYHKSTDGGKTYKTYNAPHGDHHDLWIAPEDNQRMIIGDDGGAQISFDAGENWSTMNNQPTAQFYRVTTDNHFPYRILAAQQDNSTVRISHRTGGRFITESDWSSTAGGESAHIAVDPLNNDIVYGGSYGGLLTRVNHKTNETRAINVWPDDPMGHGAEDFKYRFQWNFPILFSPNNKKRLYAASNHLHATEDEGQSWKLMSPDLTRNDPKTLGPSGGPITKDNTGVEYYGTIFAVAESPLEPGLIYTGSDDGLVHITKNNGESWDNITPKKMPEWMMINCIEIDPFTKGGAYIVGTKYKSGDYLPYIYKTENYGKSWELIVNGIANEDFTRALRADPKRKGLLYAGTERGMYISFDDGKNWQSFKQNLPIVPITDLAIKDDNLIAATQGRSLWIIDDLTPLHQLNTSEKEDVILYKPKDAYNLSGGRGRTSRTAGTNHSGGVNIYYYINELKEKDVASISIFDANDNLVKKFSTKPDKEKKEGTLKVEDGNNIFNWNMMYDGAESVKGMILWWASLSGPMALPGTYKVELAVNDIKKSKNFKIIKNPMSEASENDMKAQFDFINDINQKMTEIHKALKNVKKVRSQVGLLKKSIKDKKKHKELIDFADKLVKDMTVVEETLYQTKSKSGQDPLNFPIRLNNKLGHLNSLTRIGNYAPTNQAIAFKNEITKEIDLELAKLYALFNKDVKELNTKVKESDIDLIQLN; encoded by the coding sequence ATGAAAAAAGTACTTTTTCTGGCCATTTGCATCTTCTTTTCTGCAAATGCCAAAGTTAATGCACAAAAAAAATCTACCAAAGTTTCTGATGAATATTTTAGCGCAATAAAATGGCGAAATATTGGCCCATTTAGAGGAGGAAGAAGTGCAGCAGTAACAGGTGTTTCTGGTAAAGCAAATCTATTTTATATGGGTGCAACTGGTGGTGGAGTATGGAAAACTACAGACGCTGGTAATACCTGGCAAAATATTTCTGACGGATTTTTTGGGGGTTCTGTAGGTGCTGTAGCCGTTTCTGAGTCTGATAATAATGTAATGTATGTTGGAATGGGAGAAAAAACCGTTCGTGGAAATGTTTCTTCTGGTGATGGAATTTGGAAATCTGAAAACGCAGGAAAAACTTGGAAACACATAGGTTTAAAAAATTCTAGACACATTCCTAGAATGCGTATTCACCCAAAAAATTCTGATATTGTTTTTGCAGGAGTTATGGGCGATTTATACAAACCCACTCAAGAAAGAGGTGTTTACAAAACTACTGATGGAGGAGAAACTTGGCGAAAAGTTTTATTTTCTAACGAAGATTCTGGAGTTGTCGATTTAATTATCGACCCAAATAATCCAAGAATTTTATATGCAACTACATGGAACATCAGAAGAACTCCTTACAGTTTATCTTCTGGAGGTGATGGTTCTGCACTCTGGAAAAGTACAGATGAAGGTGAAACTTGGACCAATATTTCTACAAACAAAGGTTTACCTACTGGTATTTGGGGAATTGCAGGTGTTACAGTTTCACCTGTAAATTCTGATATCGTCTATGCTTTAATCGAGAATAAAAAAGGTGGCGTTTATAAATCTACTGATGCTGGTAAAACCTGGAGACTAATCAATTCTGAAAGAAAATTAAGACAAAGAGCTTGGTATTACACACGTTTATATGCAGATACGCAAGATGAAGATATTTTGTATGTTTTAAATGTTCGTTATCATAAATCTACAGATGGTGGAAAAACTTATAAAACTTACAATGCTCCTCATGGAGATCATCACGATTTATGGATTGCACCAGAAGACAACCAAAGAATGATTATTGGTGATGATGGTGGGGCACAAATTTCTTTTGATGCTGGTGAAAATTGGAGCACAATGAACAATCAGCCAACAGCTCAATTTTATAGGGTTACTACAGATAATCATTTCCCTTACAGAATTTTAGCTGCACAACAAGACAATTCTACTGTAAGAATTTCTCATAGAACTGGAGGCAGGTTTATAACTGAATCTGATTGGTCTTCTACTGCTGGTGGAGAAAGTGCACACATTGCTGTAGATCCTTTAAATAATGATATTGTTTATGGTGGTAGTTATGGTGGTTTATTAACGAGAGTAAATCATAAAACTAACGAAACTAGAGCTATAAATGTTTGGCCAGATGACCCAATGGGTCATGGAGCTGAAGATTTTAAATATCGTTTTCAGTGGAATTTCCCGATTTTATTTTCGCCAAATAATAAGAAAAGATTGTATGCAGCTTCTAATCATTTGCACGCAACAGAAGATGAGGGTCAATCTTGGAAATTAATGAGTCCAGACTTAACAAGAAACGATCCTAAAACTTTAGGCCCTTCTGGAGGTCCAATTACTAAAGACAATACTGGTGTAGAATATTATGGAACTATTTTCGCTGTGGCAGAATCGCCTTTAGAACCGGGTTTAATTTATACAGGTTCTGATGATGGTTTAGTACATATTACCAAAAATAATGGTGAATCTTGGGATAATATCACTCCTAAGAAAATGCCAGAATGGATGATGATTAACTGCATAGAAATTGATCCTTTTACAAAAGGTGGTGCTTATATTGTAGGTACAAAATACAAATCTGGTGATTATTTACCATACATCTACAAAACAGAAAATTATGGTAAATCTTGGGAATTAATTGTAAACGGAATTGCAAATGAAGATTTTACAAGAGCTTTAAGAGCAGATCCAAAACGCAAAGGTTTATTGTATGCAGGTACAGAAAGAGGTATGTATATTTCTTTTGATGATGGTAAAAACTGGCAATCTTTTAAACAGAATTTACCAATTGTACCCATCACAGATTTAGCGATTAAAGATGATAATTTAATTGCAGCAACTCAAGGGCGTTCTCTTTGGATTATTGATGATTTAACACCTTTGCATCAACTAAACACATCAGAAAAAGAAGATGTTATTTTATACAAACCAAAAGATGCTTATAATTTATCTGGTGGTAGAGGAAGAACTTCTAGAACAGCAGGTACAAACCATTCTGGAGGTGTAAATATTTATTATTACATCAATGAATTAAAGGAAAAAGATGTTGCTTCTATTTCTATTTTTGATGCAAATGATAATTTGGTTAAAAAATTCTCGACAAAACCTGATAAAGAAAAGAAAGAAGGAACACTAAAAGTTGAAGATGGTAACAATATTTTTAACTGGAATATGATGTATGATGGCGCAGAATCTGTAAAAGGAATGATTTTATGGTGGGCTTCTTTATCTGGACCAATGGCTTTACCAGGCACTTATAAAGTTGAGTTGGCTGTAAATGATATAAAAAAATCAAAGAATTTTAAAATCATAAAAAACCCAATGTCTGAAGCTTCTGAAAATGATATGAAAGCTCAGTTTGATTTTATAAACGACATCAACCAAAAAATGACAGAAATTCATAAAGCATTAAAAAATGTGAAGAAAGTTCGTAGTCAAGTTGGGTTGTTAAAGAAATCGATCAAAGACAAAAAGAAACATAAAGAGTTAATTGATTTTGCTGATAAATTGGTGAAAGATATGACTGTTGTTGAAGAAACTTTATATCAAACAAAATCTAAAAGTGGGCAAGATCCTTTAAATTTTCCTATTAGATTAAACAACAAATTGGGGCATTTAAATTCGTTAACTCGTATTGGAAATTACGCACCAACTAATCAAGCAATTGCTTTTAAAAATGAAATTACAAAAGAAATTGATCTTGAATTGGCAAAATTATATGCTTTGTTTAACAAGGATGTAAAAGAACTAAATACCAAAGTAAAAGAAAGCGATATTGATTTAATTCAGTTGAATTAA
- a CDS encoding nucleotide pyrophosphohydrolase: MDIQNAQEQVDNWIKNHGVRYFNELTNMAQLTEEVGEVARIIARRYGEQSEKESDKNKDLGEELADVMFVVLCLANQTGIDLQDAFDKKLDIKTKRDHNRHHNNEKLK, translated from the coding sequence ATGGATATTCAAAACGCACAAGAACAAGTAGATAATTGGATTAAAAATCACGGAGTTCGTTATTTTAACGAATTAACAAATATGGCTCAATTAACAGAAGAAGTTGGTGAAGTTGCCAGAATTATTGCACGTAGATATGGTGAACAAAGCGAAAAAGAATCTGATAAAAATAAAGATTTAGGCGAGGAGTTAGCAGATGTTATGTTTGTTGTTTTATGCTTGGCAAACCAAACAGGTATTGATTTACAAGATGCTTTTGATAAGAAATTAGATATTAAAACAAAACGCGATCACAATCGTCATCATAATAACGAAAAGTTGAAATAA
- a CDS encoding phosphatase PAP2 family protein, which produces MMKRFFLFLLITLSINSFSQTQKVSFNLDAERNLWQKFSYDLGNIAGGMGYAYSRPLYWQKQQFANLGYVAAGTSAFYFIDDNVDRWAVKNRTNIPNWLVNYGNNIGDPNNNYRLTGAIYLAGLFSKSPKLRRTGVLLISSASAAGLLQQVSKRIIGRARPRIDVGKATFDPFHIDRVYNYDSFPSGHVMLGFTNAYVIAKQFKSPWIKAGLYTIGSIPGLSRILDRFHWISDVAFSTAISIFIVEAIDRFLDTKYDDKYNEIKKDKKVAWNLQFAPGTLGVTMNF; this is translated from the coding sequence ATGATGAAAAGATTTTTTCTTTTTCTGCTAATTACTTTATCTATAAATAGTTTTTCGCAAACACAAAAAGTATCTTTTAATTTAGATGCAGAAAGAAACTTATGGCAAAAATTCTCTTATGATTTAGGGAATATTGCAGGCGGAATGGGTTATGCATATTCAAGACCTTTATATTGGCAAAAACAACAATTTGCTAATTTGGGTTATGTAGCAGCAGGTACTTCAGCTTTTTATTTTATTGATGATAATGTAGATCGTTGGGCAGTAAAAAATAGAACAAACATACCAAATTGGTTAGTAAATTATGGTAATAATATTGGTGATCCAAATAATAATTATAGATTAACAGGAGCCATCTATTTAGCTGGTTTATTTAGTAAAAGTCCTAAATTAAGAAGAACAGGAGTTTTGTTAATTTCATCTGCATCAGCAGCAGGTTTATTACAGCAAGTATCAAAAAGAATTATTGGTAGAGCAAGACCAAGAATAGATGTTGGTAAAGCTACTTTCGATCCTTTTCATATAGATCGAGTTTATAATTACGACTCTTTTCCCTCAGGTCATGTAATGCTTGGTTTTACAAATGCATATGTAATTGCAAAGCAATTTAAAAGTCCGTGGATAAAAGCAGGTTTATATACCATTGGTTCTATTCCTGGTTTGAGTAGAATTTTAGATCGTTTTCATTGGATTTCTGATGTAGCTTTTTCTACAGCAATTAGTATTTTTATTGTTGAAGCTATTGATCGTTTTTTAGATACAAAGTATGATGATAAATACAATGAAATTAAAAAGGATAAAAAAGTAGCTTGGAATTTACAATTTGCACCCGGAACTTTAGGTGTAACTATGAACTTTTAG
- a CDS encoding alpha/beta fold hydrolase, with protein MIENNILHSTIKGEGKPLLILHGYFGMSDNWKTLGNQFSEDYQVHLIDQRNHGRSFHSDAFNYELLAEDLYNYIQHYQLENVNIVGHSMGGKTAMLFAVTYPDLVDKLVIVDISPKAYEPHHNAILAGLNSVDFAVQNSRKLVDEQLSNYIPELGVRQFLMKNVYWVEKGQLGFRFNLQSLTENNPEVGKSLPQNTSFDKDTLFLKGEKSGYIIPEEQLIIDNHFPNHTVTEIANAGHWLHAENPKDFYVAVCSFLG; from the coding sequence ATGATAGAAAATAATATTTTACATTCAACAATAAAAGGAGAAGGCAAACCTTTATTAATTTTACACGGTTATTTTGGTATGTCTGATAATTGGAAAACATTGGGAAATCAGTTTTCAGAAGATTATCAAGTACATTTAATAGATCAAAGAAATCACGGACGCAGTTTTCATTCAGATGCTTTTAATTATGAACTTTTAGCCGAAGATTTATACAATTATATACAACATTATCAACTAGAAAATGTAAATATAGTTGGGCATTCTATGGGAGGTAAAACAGCAATGTTGTTTGCTGTAACGTATCCAGATTTGGTTGATAAATTAGTTATTGTAGATATATCACCTAAAGCCTACGAACCACATCATAATGCAATTTTAGCAGGTTTAAATTCTGTGGATTTTGCTGTTCAAAATTCAAGAAAATTAGTAGACGAACAATTGAGTAACTACATTCCAGAATTGGGTGTTCGTCAGTTTTTAATGAAAAATGTCTATTGGGTAGAAAAAGGCCAATTGGGTTTTAGATTTAATTTACAGTCCTTAACCGAAAATAATCCTGAAGTTGGTAAATCATTACCTCAAAATACCTCTTTTGATAAAGATACTTTGTTTTTAAAAGGTGAGAAGTCGGGTTATATAATTCCAGAAGAACAGTTAATTATCGATAACCATTTCCCTAATCATACAGTTACAGAAATTGCAAATGCAGGTCATTGGTTACATGCAGAAAATCCTAAAGATTTTTATGTTGCGGTTTGTAGTTTTTTAGGATAA
- the dprA gene encoding DNA-processing protein DprA, producing the protein MKEEKLLAILRLQKSKAIGDILAKKLIVNVGDVQQVFEEKVSILEKINGIGAHSLKHLFDKESLILAEKELDYILKNNYEYSYFLDNDYPKNLQNCIDSPILFFKDGNINLENEKIISVVGTRNMSSYGRDFINNLIDELAEYNPIIVSGFAYGVDICAHKAAIKNNLQTIAVLAHGFEQIYPKVHKKYINQVNENGGFITEFWSEEQPLRENFLKRNRIVAGISKATIIIESAAKGGSLVTADIANSYHRDVFAVPGRTTDIYSKGCNDLIKNNKAHLLTSASDIVKMLNWDIQEQPKIIQKQLFVDLNENEQKIYDLLFEKGAQVLDVIALECNIPVFNLSSILLQMELKGVTKPLPGKMFEIV; encoded by the coding sequence TTGAAAGAAGAAAAATTATTAGCCATTTTACGCTTGCAAAAAAGTAAAGCTATTGGAGATATTTTAGCAAAAAAACTAATTGTTAATGTAGGTGATGTTCAACAAGTTTTCGAAGAGAAAGTATCAATTTTAGAAAAAATAAATGGAATTGGTGCTCACTCCTTAAAGCATTTGTTTGACAAAGAAAGTTTAATACTTGCCGAAAAAGAACTCGATTATATTCTTAAAAACAATTATGAATACTCTTATTTTTTAGATAATGATTATCCTAAAAACCTTCAGAATTGTATCGATAGTCCTATTTTATTTTTTAAAGATGGTAACATTAACCTAGAAAACGAGAAAATTATTTCTGTTGTAGGTACAAGAAATATGAGTTCTTATGGTCGTGATTTTATCAATAATTTAATTGATGAATTAGCAGAATACAACCCTATTATTGTTAGTGGTTTTGCTTACGGCGTAGATATTTGTGCACACAAAGCAGCAATTAAAAATAATTTACAAACAATTGCAGTATTAGCTCATGGTTTTGAACAAATTTATCCTAAAGTACATAAAAAATACATTAATCAAGTAAATGAAAATGGTGGTTTTATTACCGAATTTTGGAGTGAAGAACAACCTTTAAGAGAAAATTTTTTAAAAAGAAATCGTATTGTTGCAGGTATTTCGAAAGCAACAATTATTATAGAAAGTGCAGCAAAAGGTGGTTCTTTAGTAACTGCAGATATTGCCAATTCTTATCATAGAGATGTTTTTGCAGTGCCTGGCAGAACAACAGATATTTATAGTAAAGGTTGCAACGATTTAATAAAGAACAACAAGGCTCATTTGCTAACTTCTGCATCAGATATTGTAAAAATGCTAAATTGGGACATTCAAGAACAACCTAAAATTATACAAAAACAGTTATTTGTAGACTTGAATGAAAATGAACAAAAAATTTATGATTTATTGTTCGAAAAAGGAGCTCAAGTTCTGGATGTTATTGCTTTAGAGTGTAATATTCCTGTTTTTAATTTATCATCAATTTTATTACAAATGGAATTAAAAGGCGTAACCAAACCTTTACCTGGCAAGATGTTTGAAATCGTCTGA
- a CDS encoding SPOR domain-containing protein: MNLANYINDLLYRYDCVIVPDFGGFVTNKIGASLDKNTHTFYAPSKQITFNSHLKVSDGLLANYIASSENISFEKASNAITLSVIRWQNELQSKALEIGAIGSLSLNENDQIIFEPSKQVNYLPESFGLSTVTSSIVKRHQEIVKPLIPVVDKKERKGIPAFIKYAATAAILLTLGLTANNFYQQNKQETLLANQQKSLEKKIQTATFVISNPLPTIELNVVKEIAKPYHVVAGAFQIKENAEKKVNQLKKQGYNASIIGVNKWGLTQVVFNSYADRNDAINNLYKIQATVSKDAWLLESK, translated from the coding sequence ATGAATTTAGCCAACTATATAAACGATTTACTTTACAGATACGATTGTGTAATTGTACCTGATTTTGGAGGTTTTGTAACCAATAAAATAGGCGCAAGTTTAGATAAAAATACGCATACTTTTTATGCACCTTCTAAACAAATTACGTTTAATAGTCATTTAAAAGTGAGTGATGGTTTATTGGCAAATTACATTGCTTCTTCAGAAAACATTTCTTTTGAAAAAGCATCTAATGCAATTACTTTATCTGTAATTAGATGGCAAAATGAATTGCAATCTAAAGCTTTAGAAATTGGTGCAATTGGATCATTATCTTTAAATGAAAATGATCAGATTATTTTTGAACCAAGCAAACAAGTAAATTATTTACCAGAATCTTTTGGCTTATCTACAGTTACATCATCAATAGTAAAAAGACATCAAGAAATTGTAAAGCCTCTAATACCTGTTGTAGATAAAAAAGAAAGAAAAGGAATACCTGCATTTATTAAATATGCTGCTACTGCTGCAATTTTATTAACTTTAGGTTTAACTGCTAACAATTTTTATCAACAAAACAAACAAGAGACTTTACTCGCTAATCAGCAAAAATCTTTAGAGAAAAAAATACAAACTGCAACTTTTGTAATTTCTAATCCTTTACCAACTATCGAATTAAATGTGGTAAAAGAAATTGCAAAACCGTATCACGTTGTTGCTGGTGCTTTTCAAATTAAAGAAAATGCTGAGAAAAAAGTAAATCAACTTAAAAAACAAGGTTATAATGCTAGTATTATTGGCGTTAACAAATGGGGATTAACTCAGGTTGTTTTTAATAGTTATGCAGATAGAAACGATGCCATAAACAATCTATATAAAATACAAGCGACTGTATCTAAAGACGCTTGGTTATTAGAATCAAAATAA
- a CDS encoding acyl-CoA thioesterase, with protein sequence MEAKTSNASLTVLTDLVLPGDTNYLDNLFGGELLARMDRACSIAARRHSSRIVVTASVNHVAFNKSVPVGSVVTIEAKVSRAFKSSMEVYVDVWIEDRQSGKRTKVNEGIYTFVAVDETGKPVQIPRLTPETDLEKKRFDGALRRKQLSLVLAGKLSANDATELKALFS encoded by the coding sequence ATGGAAGCAAAGACATCAAACGCATCTTTAACTGTACTTACAGATTTAGTTTTACCTGGAGATACTAATTATTTAGACAATCTTTTTGGAGGTGAACTTTTAGCAAGAATGGATAGAGCTTGTAGTATTGCTGCTAGACGTCATTCTTCTAGAATTGTAGTTACAGCTTCTGTAAATCACGTGGCTTTTAATAAATCTGTACCAGTTGGTAGCGTAGTAACAATAGAAGCAAAAGTTTCTAGAGCCTTTAAATCGTCTATGGAAGTTTATGTTGATGTTTGGATCGAAGACAGACAATCTGGTAAAAGAACAAAAGTTAACGAAGGTATTTACACTTTTGTTGCTGTTGATGAAACGGGTAAACCTGTTCAAATACCAAGATTAACACCAGAAACAGATTTAGAAAAAAAACGTTTTGACGGCGCTTTAAGACGTAAACAATTAAGTTTAGTTTTAGCAGGTAAGTTAAGTGCAAATGATGCTACAGAATTAAAAGCTTTATTTAGTTAA
- a CDS encoding mechanosensitive ion channel family protein has translation MEFLNHFKILESIIVLILGFFIRLLITNSLKKIQLKFGFQQARIIVTNKIVSILIYTTVIVVIAFIWGVDEKQLLIYISSFLTILGIAFFAQWSILSNITAGLILFINYPVKIGDTITVLEKDNNITGKILDIGVFFITLRTPESELITIPNSVILQKNIRFKDQ, from the coding sequence ATGGAATTCTTAAATCACTTTAAAATTTTAGAGTCTATTATTGTTCTAATTTTAGGCTTCTTTATTCGATTGTTAATCACAAATTCTTTAAAGAAAATTCAATTAAAATTTGGCTTTCAACAAGCAAGAATAATTGTTACTAACAAAATAGTTTCTATATTAATTTATACAACTGTAATCGTTGTAATTGCCTTTATTTGGGGAGTAGATGAAAAACAATTATTAATTTACATTTCTTCTTTCTTAACCATTTTAGGGATTGCCTTTTTTGCTCAATGGTCTATTCTATCTAATATTACAGCAGGTTTAATCTTATTTATCAATTACCCTGTAAAAATAGGAGATACGATTACTGTACTAGAAAAAGATAATAATATTACTGGAAAAATCTTAGATATTGGTGTTTTTTTTATTACTCTAAGAACACCTGAAAGCGAATTAATTACAATACCGAATTCTGTAATTCTTCAGAAAAACATTCGCTTTAAAGATCAATAA
- a CDS encoding type 1 glutamine amidotransferase domain-containing protein → MENLDRKTVAILATNGFEESELSEPKKALEKAGADVEIVSLEKGEIKSWNNGDWSRAYKVDKTLNEVTQADYNALVLPGGVINPDILRRDKNAISFIKSFFDNHKPVAAICHAPWLLAEADVLQGRNVTSFNSIKTDIINAGANWTDEEVVVDAGLVTSRNPNDLPAFNDKLVEEVYEGKHEEQMA, encoded by the coding sequence ATGGAAAATTTAGATAGAAAGACAGTAGCAATTTTAGCTACAAATGGTTTTGAAGAAAGTGAATTAAGTGAGCCCAAAAAAGCCTTAGAAAAAGCGGGTGCAGATGTAGAAATTGTATCGCTAGAAAAAGGTGAAATAAAATCTTGGAATAATGGAGATTGGAGTAGAGCTTATAAAGTAGATAAAACGCTAAATGAAGTTACTCAGGCAGATTATAATGCGTTAGTGCTTCCTGGTGGAGTTATAAATCCAGATATTTTAAGAAGAGATAAAAACGCAATTAGTTTTATAAAGTCTTTTTTTGATAACCATAAACCAGTGGCAGCAATTTGTCATGCACCTTGGTTATTAGCAGAAGCAGATGTTTTACAAGGTAGAAATGTAACTTCTTTTAATTCAATTAAAACAGATATTATAAATGCTGGTGCAAACTGGACAGATGAAGAAGTTGTAGTAGATGCTGGTTTAGTTACTAGTAGAAACCCTAATGATTTACCTGCGTTTAACGATAAGTTAGTAGAAGAGGTTTACGAAGGGAAACACGAAGAACAAATGGCGTAA
- a CDS encoding murein hydrolase activator EnvC family protein → MNFSAFSQTRKQLENQRKKYKSEIVKLNRLLFNEVKKEKNALEALKDINQKINVRNKLINTINLEAKLLTNEIKGNERKIAKLNKELKALKADYAEMIYKSYKSKSQQSKLMFLLSSKNFYQAYKRLEYTKQYTQFRKKQGEEILVQTNFIKKLNDSLFYQKKVKDTLILVEKNQKQEIEGDKKNQEKLIAQIKKKEGKYKREIQKNAKEEKKLAARIDKIIKEEIAKANRIAMAKNKSKDKKTVLKKSSNFILSPEAKALANRFEQNKGKLPWPVKEGVVIRKFGVQPHPIFPGITINSTGLHFATSQGSDATAIFNGEVLNILVGSGGTKNVMIRHGNYITSYNNLENSYVKKGDKVSVGQKIGRIFTDKVSKKTKLVFVLFKNTTRLNPASWILKR, encoded by the coding sequence ATGAATTTCTCTGCATTTAGTCAAACTAGAAAGCAGTTAGAAAATCAGCGAAAAAAATACAAATCTGAAATTGTAAAATTAAACAGATTGCTATTTAATGAAGTTAAAAAAGAGAAAAATGCATTAGAGGCTTTGAAAGATATCAATCAAAAAATTAATGTTCGTAATAAATTGATAAACACAATTAATTTAGAAGCTAAACTTTTAACGAATGAAATAAAAGGAAATGAGCGAAAAATTGCCAAACTTAATAAAGAACTAAAAGCTTTAAAAGCAGATTATGCAGAAATGATTTACAAGTCTTACAAAAGTAAATCACAACAAAGTAAACTAATGTTTTTATTGTCTTCTAAGAATTTTTACCAAGCTTACAAACGATTAGAATATACCAAACAATACACACAATTCAGAAAAAAACAAGGTGAAGAAATTCTTGTTCAAACTAATTTTATTAAAAAATTAAACGATTCTCTATTTTATCAAAAGAAAGTAAAAGACACTTTAATTTTGGTTGAAAAAAATCAAAAGCAAGAAATTGAGGGCGATAAAAAGAATCAAGAAAAATTAATTGCTCAAATTAAAAAGAAAGAAGGTAAGTATAAAAGAGAAATTCAAAAAAATGCTAAAGAAGAAAAAAAGCTTGCTGCAAGAATAGATAAAATTATTAAAGAAGAAATTGCCAAAGCCAATAGAATTGCAATGGCCAAAAATAAATCTAAAGACAAAAAAACGGTTCTTAAAAAAAGTAGCAATTTTATATTAAGTCCAGAAGCAAAAGCTTTAGCAAATAGATTTGAACAAAATAAGGGTAAGTTGCCTTGGCCTGTAAAAGAAGGTGTAGTTATTAGAAAGTTTGGTGTACAACCTCATCCTATTTTTCCAGGAATAACAATAAATAGTACTGGTTTGCATTTTGCAACATCGCAAGGCAGTGATGCTACAGCTATATTTAATGGAGAAGTATTAAATATTTTAGTGGGTTCTGGAGGAACAAAAAATGTTATGATAAGACACGGGAACTATATAACATCTTATAATAATTTAGAAAACTCATACGTTAAAAAAGGCGATAAAGTAAGCGTAGGTCAAAAAATTGGTAGAATTTTTACAGATAAGGTTTCTAAAAAAACAAAACTAGTTTTTGTCTTATTCAAAAACACAACACGATTAAATCCTGCTTCTTGGATTTTAAAAAGATAA
- a CDS encoding DUF4292 domain-containing protein — MIDATATAKDISARKVAKKHIAANFDKNTIDAKLKMNFDNGKTTQSLSVSLKMKKDQVIWLKGSKFITVFKAEITPTSVRFYSSLLKKSFEGDFSMIKELLGVEINFEQLQNLFLGQSLIDVRTEDQEVEIVNNRYILSPEKQAALFDIFFNINPAHFKLDEQTIVNAEKDLRLDVKYPSYNLINDVVFPSGINIKAKNPKSITVIDLEYKSVVFNEDVNMSFSVPKGYKKLSF, encoded by the coding sequence ATGATTGATGCAACCGCAACAGCCAAAGATATTTCTGCAAGAAAAGTAGCAAAAAAACACATTGCTGCTAATTTTGATAAAAATACAATTGATGCAAAATTAAAGATGAATTTTGATAATGGTAAAACCACACAAAGTTTGTCTGTAAGTTTGAAAATGAAAAAGGACCAAGTAATTTGGTTAAAAGGAAGCAAGTTTATTACGGTTTTTAAAGCAGAAATTACACCAACATCAGTACGTTTTTATTCTTCTTTGCTTAAAAAATCTTTTGAAGGGGATTTTTCGATGATCAAAGAATTATTAGGTGTAGAAATTAATTTTGAACAGCTACAGAATTTGTTTTTAGGGCAATCTTTAATAGATGTTAGAACAGAAGATCAAGAAGTAGAAATTGTAAATAATAGGTATATTTTATCACCAGAAAAACAAGCAGCCTTGTTCGATATTTTCTTTAATATAAATCCTGCACATTTTAAATTAGACGAGCAAACGATTGTAAATGCAGAAAAAGATTTACGATTAGATGTAAAATACCCTTCTTATAATTTAATTAATGATGTTGTTTTTCCTTCAGGAATAAATATTAAAGCTAAGAATCCCAAATCGATTACAGTAATAGATTTAGAATATAAATCTGTGGTTTTTAATGAAGATGTAAATATGTCTTTTAGTGTACCTAAAGGTTATAAAAAGTTATCTTTTTAA